The DNA region ATGTCGCCGACGATGGAGAGCACGGCGTTGTTGGGCGCGTAGTAGGTGCGGAAGAAGGCGCGGGCGTCCTCGAGGGTGGCGGCGTCGAGGTCGGCCATGGAGCCGATGGGGGTGTGGTGGTACGGGTGGTCGTCGGGGAAGGAGAGCGCGGTGAGCTTCTCGAAGGCGGTGCCGTACGGGACGTTGTCGTAGCGCTGGCGGCGTTCGTTCTTGACGACGGCGCGCTGGTTCTCCATGGACGTCTCGTCGAGGGCGGCGAGCAGGGAGCCCATCCGGTCGGCCTCCAGCCAGAGGGCGAGCTCCAGCTGGTGGGCGGGCATGGTCTCGTAGTAGTTGGTGCGCTCGAAGCTGGTGGTGCCGTTGAGCGAGCCGCCGGCGCCCTGGACGAGTTCGAAGTGCCCGTTGTTGGAGACGTTGGCGGAGCCCTGGAACATCAGGTGCTCGAAGAGGTGGGCCAGGCCGGTGCGGCCCTTGACCTCGTGGCGGGAGCCGACGTCGTACCAGAGGCAGACCGCGGCGACCGGGGTGAGGCGGTCCTCGGAGAGGACGACGCGCAGGCCGTTGGCCAGGCGGTGCTCGGTGATGGCGATGCCTCGGCTGGAGGCGGGGGCCGGGTTGGCCATGCGCTCGGGTCCTTCCCGTCGTCGATGTCGGGGTTCGTGTGGCGTCCCCCATTGTGGTGCAACGCGTGGGGGGCGTGTTCGTGCCCGCGCGGAAGCGGCGTTCGCCAGGGGCGGAAGAGGGCCGCTGGCCGGGAGTGTCGGCGCGAGGGTCCACAATGGGGGCGCCGCGCCCTGTTGACCGCGCCCGGTTGACGGGTCGCGGCGGCAGGACGGTGAAGCAGGACGGCGACGCCCGTCCGACGATTTGACCGACGGCCGACGATCGACCGACGACACAGCCAGCGACACGTAAGGGAGCCCCGCCGCGATGGCCCGCCGCAGTTCGCAGACCCCGCCGCCCGGAGACTTCGAGGAGCGGATCCTCGACGTCGACGTCGTGGACGAGATGCAGGGCTCCTTCCTGGAGTACGCCTACTCGGTGATCTACTCGCGTGCGCTGCCGGACGCGCGGGACGGCATGAAGCCGGTGCACCGCCGGATCCTGTACCAGGCCAACGAGATGGGCCTGCGTCCGGACCGGGCGCACGTGAAGTGCGCCCGCGTGGTGGGCGAGGTGATGGGTCGGCTGCACCCGCACGGTGACCAGTCGATCTACGACGCCGTGGTGCGCATGGCGCAGCCGTTCTCGATGCGGCTGCCGCTGATCGACGGGCACGGCAACTTCGGTTCGCTGGGCAACGACGACCCGCCGGCGGCGATGCGTTACACCGAGTCGCGGCTGACGGCGGCGTCGATGGCGATGGTGGAGTCGATCCACGAGGACACCGTCGACTTCGGGCCGAACTACGACGGCAGCGAGCAGGAGCCGCTGGCGCTGCCGGCGGCGTTCCCGAACCTGCTGGTGAACGGCGCGACGGGCATCGCGGTGGGCATGGCGACGAACATGCCGCCGCACAACCTGTCCGAGGTGGTGGCGGCGGCCCGGCACCTGATCAAGCACCCGAACGCGGACCTGGACACGCTGATGCGGTTCGTGCCCGGTCCGGACCTGCCGACGGGCGGGCGGATCGTGGGCCTGTCGGGGATCCGGGACGCGTACGAGTCGGGCCGCGGCACGTTCAAGATCCGGGCGACGGCGACGGTGGAGGCGGTGACGGCGCGCCGCAAGGGCATCGTGGTGACCGAGCTGCCGTACAACGTCGGCCCGGAGAAGGTCATCTCGAAGATCAAGGACCTGGTCAACGCGAAGAAGCTGCAGGGCATCGCGGACGTCAAGGACCTCACCGACCGCGAGCACGGGCTGCGGCTGGTGATCGAGGTGAAGAACGGCTTCGTGCCGGAGGCGCTGCTGGAGCAGCTCTACAAGCTGACGCCGATGGAGGAGACCTTCGGCATCAACAACGTGGCGCTGGTGGACGGGCAGCCGCTGACGCTCGGGCTGAAGGAGCTGCTGGAGGTCTACGTCGACCACCGGTTCACGGTGGTGCGCAGGCGCAGCGACTTCCGCCGCCGCAAGCGCGAGGAGCGGCTGCACCTGGTCGAGGGTCTGCTGGTGGCCCTGGTCGACATCGACGAGGTCATCGCGATCATCCGGTCGAGTGACAACGCGCAGCAGGCGAAGGAGCGCCTGATGGAGCGCTTCTCGCTGTCGGAGACGCAGACCGGGTACATCCTGGACACCCCGCTGCGCCGGCTGACCAGGTTCGACCGGGTGGAGCTGGAGCAGGAGAAGGCGAAGCTGACCGCGGAGATCGCGGAGCTGACCGAGATCCTGGAGTCGGACAGCAAGCTGCGCAGCGTGGTGTCGTCCGAACTGGGCGCGGTGTCCAAGCAGTTCGGGACGGAGCGGCGGACGGTGCTGCTGGAGGC from Kitasatospora cathayae includes:
- a CDS encoding DNA gyrase/topoisomerase IV subunit A, which gives rise to MARRSSQTPPPGDFEERILDVDVVDEMQGSFLEYAYSVIYSRALPDARDGMKPVHRRILYQANEMGLRPDRAHVKCARVVGEVMGRLHPHGDQSIYDAVVRMAQPFSMRLPLIDGHGNFGSLGNDDPPAAMRYTESRLTAASMAMVESIHEDTVDFGPNYDGSEQEPLALPAAFPNLLVNGATGIAVGMATNMPPHNLSEVVAAARHLIKHPNADLDTLMRFVPGPDLPTGGRIVGLSGIRDAYESGRGTFKIRATATVEAVTARRKGIVVTELPYNVGPEKVISKIKDLVNAKKLQGIADVKDLTDREHGLRLVIEVKNGFVPEALLEQLYKLTPMEETFGINNVALVDGQPLTLGLKELLEVYVDHRFTVVRRRSDFRRRKREERLHLVEGLLVALVDIDEVIAIIRSSDNAQQAKERLMERFSLSETQTGYILDTPLRRLTRFDRVELEQEKAKLTAEIAELTEILESDSKLRSVVSSELGAVSKQFGTERRTVLLEAGAAPSAALSVPLEVADDPCRVLLSSTGLLARTADGEPFELSEKRAKHDVIVSAVPATARADVGVVTSAGRVLRLPVIDLPALPPTPSPTLAGGAAVGEFLRLEAGERVLALTTLDESSPGLALGTVQGVVKRVVPEWPANKDEFEVIALKDGDELVGAVELRTGEEDLVFITSDAQLLRYPAGQVRPQGRPAGGMAGIKLSDGARVLSFTAVDPAGDAVVVSVAAASGTLSGDEQTSWKVTPFEQYPRKGRATGGVRCHRFLRGEDGLAFAWAGAAPARAATAKGAPVDLPERDPRRDGSGTPVTTPISVVAGPA